The sequence below is a genomic window from Nevskiales bacterium.
CGGCATTGGCCCACATCAGCCGGTTCATGGCCGGCGCAAGAATGATCGGCGCGTCGCTGGCCAGGCATAGCGTGGCGAGAAGATCATCGGCCTGGCCGTGTGCGATACGCGCCATGAAGTTGGCGCTGGCCGGCGCCACCAGGATCACGTCCGCCCAGCGCGCCAGCTCGATGTGCCCCATGCCGGCCTCGGCCGCCGGGTCGAGCAAGGTGGTGCGCACCTCGCGACCGGATACGGCCTGGAAAGTCAGCGGCGTGACGAACTGCTGCGCGCCGGCGGTCATCACCACCTGCACGTCGGCGCCCCGTTCCTTGAGCCGGCGCACGAGGTCGGCGCTCTTGTAGGCGGCAATGCCACCCGTCACACCGAGCAGTATCCGCTTGTTGGCCAGTGAGCCCATCGGAAAACCTTGTAAAACCGCAGGTTAGCCTATCCGAAAGCCCCTCGGCTTGCCAGCGCAGCCCGTAAGGCTGTGTAGGGAAAATCTGACGAGACAGAAGGAAGCTTGCCGGCTTGACCCTGCGCAAAAAACACCCGTATGGTGCGGGTCAAAATGTAGTCGGCCTCGGGGGATCGGCAGATGCACAACAGCACTCGAGATCACCATGCTTCCGCCACGCGACTTGCCGCTGGCTCGATGCCTCTGCAGGCAACTGCCGAGATCGATTTCGGACCCCAGGTCCAGGGCCTGGCGGGAGAAGACCTGTCCAGCCAGTGGGATCCTGCGCAGTTCGCGCTGCGCGGGCGCGAATACGGCAGCGAGTTCATGCTGCGCATGCACCACCCCTTCGGCGAGGTGCTCGGTGTGCTGTTCCTCGATGCCGAGCACCGGGCGCTGACCTACAACACCTATTTCCGCGGCGAGCGGCCGAGCGCGCTGTCGCATCTGCCCGGAGTCGGCAAGACCGCGCGTGAGCTGGGCGCCGTGCGCGTGATCCTGGCCTACAACATGATCTTCGATCCGAACGCGACCCTGCCGGACGTGCGGCGCATGCACGCGCGACTGGACGAGGTCGGCGTGGAATTGCACGACTTCCTGCTGATCAGCCCCGGCAACAAGACCCGCTCACTGCTGGCGCCCGTTCTCGTGTAGGCAACTGCCTACAAAGACCGTCAAGGATATCTGCTTGCCGGGGCGGCGGGCGCTGCTTAACGTGCGCCACACTTCATACTTTGTTTGAGTCTGCAGGGAGTGCAGTATGTTCACAGGGACGTATCTTCCAAGGGCGGGCAGCCTGTCGCCCGCCGACCCGCTGCCTCAGATTCGCGAACCTGCCCCGCGCCAGCGCGGGTCCAGCGTACCCTTGGGCCATGGACTGGCCGGGCACGATCTTCACGCCCTCTGGGATCGGGTGCAGTTCCGACAGAACCCGCTGGAGTACGGCCGCGCCTTCATGCGGCGCATGCACCACCCGTTTCACGAGGTGCTGGCCGGCCTTTATCTCGGCGGCGAGGACCAGGCGATTGCCTACAATGGCTACTTCCGCGGCGACAAACCCAGTGCACTGGTGCACCTGCCCGTGGTGGTCCAGACCGCGCGCCAGCTGGGCTGCCCCCGCGTGCTCCTGGCACACAACCCTTTCCTCCCCGATCCGGCCAAGGCCCCCGACTATGCCCGCATCGAACACTGGCTGCGCGCGGCGGGCATCGAGCTGCTCGACTGTCTGCTGATCCGCGGTGACGAGACCCTCTCGCTGCGCAGCGGCGCCAGGCCTTGAACTCGATTCGCGGCATACGCGCATGGCCGGTCGACGAGCGTCCGCGTGAGCGGCTGCTGACACGCGGCGCAGCAGTCCTGTCGGACGCCGAGCTGATCGCCATCTTCCTGCGCACCGGCCTGCCGGGCAAAAGTGCGGTTGAGCTGGCACGCGAGCTGCTCGCACGCTTCGGCGGCCTGCGCGGTCTGCTCAACGCCGATGCCGCGACGCTGTGCGCCTGCCCCGGCCTGGGGCCGGCCAAGTACGCGCAGCTGCAGGCGGCGCTGGAAATGGCGCGCCGGCATCTGGGGGAGCAGCTCAGCCGCGGTGATGCGCTGAGCGATCCGGCCGCGACGCGCCGCTTCCTGCAGGCGCGGCTGCGTGACCGCGCGCACGAGGTATTCGCCTGCCTGTATCTCGACAACCAGCACCGCGTGCTGGGATTCGAGGAACTGTTCCGCGGTACGCTGGACGGCGCCAGCGTCTATCCGCGCGAAGTAGTCAAAGCCGCGCTGAAACACAACGCGGCTGCGCTGATTTTCGCCCACAACCATCCCAGCGGCGTAGCGGAGCCCAGCGCCGCCGACCGCAGCCTGACGCAGCGGCTGCGCGCCGCGCTGGCGCTGGTGGACATCCGCGTGCTCGATCACCTGGTGGTCGGCG
It includes:
- a CDS encoding JAB domain-containing protein, producing MQFRQNPLEYGRAFMRRMHHPFHEVLAGLYLGGEDQAIAYNGYFRGDKPSALVHLPVVVQTARQLGCPRVLLAHNPFLPDPAKAPDYARIEHWLRAAGIELLDCLLIRGDETLSLRSGARP
- a CDS encoding JAB domain-containing protein, giving the protein MPLQATAEIDFGPQVQGLAGEDLSSQWDPAQFALRGREYGSEFMLRMHHPFGEVLGVLFLDAEHRALTYNTYFRGERPSALSHLPGVGKTARELGAVRVILAYNMIFDPNATLPDVRRMHARLDEVGVELHDFLLISPGNKTRSLLAPVLV
- the radC gene encoding DNA repair protein RadC, translated to MNSIRGIRAWPVDERPRERLLTRGAAVLSDAELIAIFLRTGLPGKSAVELARELLARFGGLRGLLNADAATLCACPGLGPAKYAQLQAALEMARRHLGEQLSRGDALSDPAATRRFLQARLRDRAHEVFACLYLDNQHRVLGFEELFRGTLDGASVYPREVVKAALKHNAAALIFAHNHPSGVAEPSAADRSLTQRLRAALALVDIRVLDHLVVGDGEITSLAERGWL